A region from the Lutra lutra chromosome 1, mLutLut1.2, whole genome shotgun sequence genome encodes:
- the ADIPOQ gene encoding adiponectin gives MLLPRAVLLLLVLPTHGQNSVTEGPGVLLPPPKGACTGWVAGIPGHPGHNGTPGRDGRDGTPGEKGEKGDPGLLGPKGDTGETGVTGVEGPRGFPGTPGRKGEPGESAYVHRSAFSVGLESRVTVPNVPIRFTKIFYNLQNHYDGTTGKFHCNIPGLYYFSYHITVYLKDVKVSLYKKDKAMLFTYDQYQENNVDQASGSVLLHLEVGDQVWLQVYGDGNSYGIYADNVHDSTFTGFLLYHDTN, from the exons ATGCTCTTGCCACGAGCTGTTCTACTGCTACTGGTCCTGCCTACTCATGGCCAGAACTCCGTGACAGAAGGGCCTGGagtcctgcttcccccacccaagGGGGCCTGCACAGGCTGGGTGGCAGGTATCCCAGGGCATCCTGGCCACAATGGGACCCCAGGCCGTGATGGCAGAGATGGCACCCCTGGCGAAAAGGGTGAGAAAGGAGATCCAG GTCTCCTTGGTCCTAAGGGTGACACTGGTGAAACCGGAGTAACCGGGGTTGAAGGTCCCCGAGGCTTTCCAGGAACCCCAGGCAGGAAAGGAGAACCTGGAGAAAGTGCCTATGTACACCGGTCAGCATTCAGTGTGGGACTGGAGAGCCGGGTCACTGTCCCCAATGTCCCCATTCGCTTTACCAAAATCTTCTACAATCTGCAAAACCACTATGATGGCACCACTGGCAAATTCCATTGCAACATTCCTGGGCTCTACTACTTCTCCTACCACATCACAGTCTACTTGAAGGATGTCAAAGTCAGCCTCTACAAGAAGGACAAGGCGATGCTCTTCACCTATGACCAGTACCAGGAGAATAATGTGGACCAggcctctggctctgtgctcctCCATCTGGAAGTGGGCGACCAAGTCTGGCTCCAGGTGTACGGGGATGGGAACTCTTATGGGATCTATGCAGATAATGTCCATGATTCTACCTTTACAGGCTTCCTTCTCTACCATGACACCAACTGA